The Coregonus clupeaformis isolate EN_2021a chromosome 6, ASM2061545v1, whole genome shotgun sequence genome has a segment encoding these proteins:
- the LOC121567656 gene encoding inner ear-specific collagen-like yields MLPYHLALLAVMSLTVTSVSTKTTQRPKYQYTKKPMPYREQPQITMQPLTTIIPKTLKSVEKSDLMDPYPLATTETTPYPSDAYQDYYTESTGPPGVGHDNYTLDYNECYFNFCECCPPERGPRGPKGDRGLPGSPGEEGERGPRGFPGLAGSNGTTGPKGDRGVKGDQGYRGMAGTPGIPGKPGERGGFGFKGEKGDSGPPGVKGDRGEQGESQNGAKGERGEPGMEGPTGPPGLAGAQDLKGDKGDKGECGTFGERGLKGDRGDPGPPGIQGQVGLPGVDGMQGSPGVAGNQGAPGPPGAQGEPGVIGLPGPQGGRGMFGPKGDRGPPGMRGDRGPRGIRGAKGNGVIQKRSAFSVGLSPSKSFPPSGFPVRFDKVFYNGENHFNASSNSFTCAHGGVYVFSYHITVRNKPLRAALVVNGVRKVRTRDSLYGQDIDQASSLVLLQLSAGDQVWLETLRDWNGVYASSEDDSTFSGFLLYADKP; encoded by the exons ATGCTCCCCTATCACTTGGCCCTCTTGGCAGTGATGTCACTCACAGTGACCAGTGTATCGACGAAGACCACTCAACGGCCAAAGTACCAATACACCAAGAAGCCCATGCCTTACCGCGAACAGCCCCAGATTACCATGCAGCCCCTAACCACCATCATCCCTAAGACACTGAAATCAGTGGAGAAATCAGATCTCATGGACCCCTACCCCCTGGCTACCACAGAGACCACACCCTACCCCAGTGATGCCTACCAGGACTACTATACTGAAAGCACAGGGCCCCCTGGTGTTGGGCATGATAATTACACCCTGGATTATAACGAGTGCTACTTCAATTTTTGTGAGTGCTGTCCACCAGAGAGGGGCCCTCGAGGGCCAAAAGGGGACAGAGGACTACCAG GTTCACCTGGAGAAGAGGGGGAGCGAGGACCCAGAGGCTTTCCTGGACTGGCTGGTTCAAATGGAACTACAGGGCCAAAAGGAGACAGAG GAGTTAAAGGTGACCAAGGATACCGTGGAATGGCAGGAACTCCGGGTATCCCAGGGAAGCCAGGAGAGAGAG GTGGATTTGGCTTCAAAGGTGAAAAAGGTGACAGCGGGCCCCCTGGGGTCAAAGGTGACCGGGGGGAGCAGGGTGAAAGCCAAAATGGGGCtaagggtgagagaggggaacCTGGAATGGAAGGCCCAACAGGACCCCCAGGGCTGGCTGGGGCACAAGACCTGAAGGGGGACAAGGGGGACAAAGGGGAGTGTGGGACATTTGGGGAAAGAGGACTGAAGGGCGATAGAGGGGACCCTGGGCCTCCAGGTATTCAGGGACAGGTGGGCCTTCCTGGGGTAGATGGCATGCAGGGCTCCCCTGGTGTGGCGGGCAACCAGGGGGCTCCAGGACCTCCAGGGGCTCAAGGTGAGCCAGGGGTGATAGGGCTGCCTGGTccccagggagggagggggatgtttGGGCCAAAGGGTGACAGAGGCCCCCCCGGGATGAGAGGGGACAGGGGCCCTCGGGGGATCAGAGGGGCGAAGGGTAACGGGGTGATTCAGAAACGCTCAGCTTTCAGTGTGGGCCTCTCCCCCAGCAAGTCCTTCCCTCCATCGGGCTTCCCAGTCCGCTTCGACAAGGTCTTCTACAACGGAGAGAACCACTTCAACGCCTCCTCCAACAGCTTCACCTGTGCCCACGGGGGGGTCTACGTGTTCTCCTACCACATCACTGTGCGGAACAAGCCCCTGCGCGCCGCCCTGGTAGTCAACGGGGTGAGGAAGGTGCGGACGCGGGACTCACTGTACGGCCAGGACATCGACCAGGCATCCAGCCTGGTGCTGCTGCAGCTGTCGGCGGGGGACCAGGTATGGCTAGAGACACTGAGGGACTGGAATGGAGTCTACGCCAGCAGTGAGGATGACAGCACCTTCTCTGGCTTCCTGCTCTACGCTGACAAGCCCTGA